One genomic segment of Hordeum vulgare subsp. vulgare chromosome 2H, MorexV3_pseudomolecules_assembly, whole genome shotgun sequence includes these proteins:
- the LOC123426896 gene encoding uncharacterized protein LOC123426896: MDNNFVDIPNQPLMNDPFVLVAQSAPSYALNNLGKSTVRMDCLGSGMANCGHGHESTQNMNNITATDDGCRLVLGLGPTPDFYSTHYQPTGVYKSKESQTLSGQSFCFTDPGVLRLGLQTDGAETIQPLQTPNERVHSFPVVDEASTSAAVRSMGGYMPSLLFAPRSSSSAATEAQLQTRDSLNPTHYNSNNTQHIQQHPQLSPEPSATTETSFGVSSDVVTGATTSEQRSHSRHPKKCRFKGCSKGGRGSSGLCIAHGGGQRCHKPGCHKGAESSTAYCKAHGGGRRCEELGCTKSAEGKTDYCIAHGGGRRCEYPDCPKAARGKSGRCIKHGGGKRCAMEGCIRSAEGKAGLCISHGGGRRCQYPDCAKGAQGSTLYCKAHGGGKRCVFDGCSRGAEGSTPLCKAHGGGKRCMFEGGGVCPKSVHGGTEFCVAHGGGKRCAAPGCTKSARGRTDCCVKHGGGKRCRIDNCGKSAQGSTDFCKAHGGGKRCTWGSGCEKFARGKSGLCAAHGTLVARQQEHGMVKSGGSMIGPGLFSGIVASSTTAASSMTNEHSSSGISTASDSDGTVRSQSMIPPQLLVPRSMMPSSSSEPTVRGGKEAGCAVPEGRVHGGGLLSLLGGSFRNVNIDKL, translated from the coding sequence ATGGATAACAACTTTGTGGATATCCCAAATCAACCTCTGATGAATGACCCCTTTGTCTTAGTGGCACAATCAGCTCCAAGCTATGCCCTGAACAACCTGGGCAAAAGTACAGTTCGGATGGATTGCCTTGGCTCAGGAATGGCTAATTGTGGTCATGGTCATGAAAGTACACAAAACATGAATAACATCACAGCGACAGATGATGGTTGCAGGCTTGTTCTTGGGTTGGGTCCAACACCTGATTTTTATTCAACACATTATCAGCCGACTGGTGTATATAAGTCAAAAGAATCTCAGACTTTGTCTGGCCAGAGTTTCTGTTTCACTGATCCAGGGGTGCTGAGGCTTGGCCTGCAGACAGATGGTGCAGAAACTATCCAGCCTCTACAAACACCAAACGAAAGAGTTCATTCTTTTCCTGTTGTTGACGAGGCTTCAACATCTGCTGCTGTAAGGAGCATGGGTGGCTACATGCCATCGCTACTCTTTGCTCCCCGCTCTAGTTCTTCTGCTGCCACTGAGGCACAATTACAAACCAGAGATTCACTAAACCCCACACACTACAACAGCAATAATACTCAGCATATTCAACAACATCCTCAGCTCAGCCCTGAACCTTCTGCGACGACAGAGACTTCATTTGGTGTGAGCTCTGATGTGGTCACTGGAGCAACTACATCCGAACAACGGAGTCATTCCCGTCATCCTAAGAAGTGCAGGTTCAAGGGGTGCTCCAAAGGTGGCAGAGGCTCATCAGGGCTGTGTATTGCTCATGGAGGCGGGCAAAGATGCCATAAGCCTGGGTGCCATAAAGGAGCCGAGAGCAGCACTGCATATTGCAAGGCCCATGGCGGAGGACGGCGTTGTGAGGAGCTTGGTTGCACCAAGAGTGCCGAGGGAAAGACAGATTATTGTATCGCTCATGGTGGAGGCCGCCGCTGTGAATATCCTGATTGTCCTAAAGCTGCACGGGGTAAGTCTGGGCGGTGCATAAAGCATGGCGGTGGGAAGAGGTGTGCAATGGAAGGCTGCATTCGGAGTGCTGAGGGGAAGGCTGGACTCTGCATTTCTCATGGTGGTGGACGCCGGTGCCAGTATCCGGACTGTGCCAAGGGGGCTCAGGGCAGCACATTATACTGCAAAGCGCATGGTGGCGGCAAGAGGTGCGTCTTTGATGGGTGCAGCAGAGGTGCAGAGGGGAGCACACCTCTCTGCAAAGCCCATGGCGGTGGGAAGAGATGCATGTTCGAAGGAGGTGGTGTCTGCCCAAAGAGTGTACATGGAGGGACTGAATTCTGTGTGGCACATGGAGGTGGGAAACGCTGTGCAGCGCCTGGCTGCACCAAGAGCGCCCGCGGCCGCACTGACTGTTGTGTGAAGCATGGTGGTGGTAAGCGTTGCAGGATTGACAATTGTGGTAAGAGTGCTCAAGGTAGTACGGACTTCTGCAAAGCCCATGGTGGAGGCAAACGTTGCACATGGGGATCCGGTTGTGAGAAATTCGCCCGTGGCAAGAGCGGCCTGTGTGCCGCACATGGAACCTTGGTGGCCAGGCAGCAAGAACATGGAATGGTGAAGAGTGGAGGGAGCATGATCGGACCAGGCCTCTTCAGTGGCATTGTGGCATCATCAACTACCGCTGCAAGTAGCATGACAAATGAGCATTCCTCATCAGGCATCAGCACCGCATCAGATAGTGATGGCACAGTGAGGAGCCAATCGATGATACCTCCTCAGCTGCTTGTGCCTCGCTCCATGATGCCCTCGTCATCATCGGAGCCTACCGTACGTGGGGGCAAAGAAGCAGGCTGTGCTGTTCCTGAGGGAAGGGTGCATGGTGGCGGCCTACTGTCACTCCTCGGTGGCAGCTTCAGGAACGTCAATATAGATAAGCTCTGA
- the LOC123426898 gene encoding galactose mutarotase-like has translation MSRAALLPVAVLLCLALAGGANAERKPVGFYGLENKKGDFSIKVTNWGATLVSALVPDCQGNSADVILGYDTLAGYVNGTGSFGATVGRVVNRIAKSRFVLDGKAYRLFRNDGNNSIHGGHRGFGKVIWTVKEYVRDGDTPYITFFYHSFDGEQGFPGDLDVYVTYQLSGPYDLSIRMNATATSKATPVNLANHAYWNLAGHGSGDVLEHELQLLASRYTPLDDTKIPTGQVVPVAGTMYDFRTPTPVGAHMDIVPGGGGGYDINFVVDGQQDAMRKVACVRDPESGRALELWANQPGVQLYTSNWVSNEKGKAGKVYEQYGALCLETQAYPDAVNHPEFPSSIVRPGQVYKHNMLFKFSN, from the exons ATGTCCAGAGCTGCGCTGCTCCCTGTCGCGGTGCTGCTGTGCCTTGCGCTGGCCGGCGGCGCCAATGCTGAGCGGAAACCGGTCGGTTTCTACGGGCTCGAGAACAAGAagggggatttctccatcaaggtCACCAACTGGGGAGCTACGCTCGTGTCTGCCCTCGTCCCCGATTGCCAAG GAAACTCGGCTGATGTTATCCTCGGGTACGACACCCTTGCCGGATATGTT AACGGCACCGGCTCATTCGGGGCCACGGTCGGCCGCGTGGTGAACAGAATCGCTAAGTCCCGCTTCGTGCTCGACGGGAAAGCCTATCGTCTCTTCCGTAACGACGGCAATAACTCGATTCACG GTGGGCACAGGGGATTCGGCAAGGTCATTTGGACCGTCAAGGAGTACGTGCGCGACGGTGACACCCCATACATCACCTTCTTCTACCACAGCTTCGACGGAGAGCAAG GATTCCCGGGCGACCTGGACGTGTACGTGACGTACCAGCTCTCCGGCCCCTACGACCTCAGCATCCGGATGAACGCCACGGCCACGAGCAAGGCGACGCCGGTGAACCTCGCCAACCACGCGTACTGGAACCTCGCCGGCCACGGCAGCGGCGACGTCCTGGAGCACGAGCTCCAGCTGCTCGCGTCGCGCTACACGCCGCTCGACGACACCAAGATCCCGACGGGCCAGGTCGTGCCCGTGGCCGGCACCATGTATGACTTCCGTACGCCGACGCCCGTGGGCGCGCACATGGACATCgtccccggcggcggcggcggctacgaCATCAACTTCGTCGTGGACGGGCAGCAGGACGCGATGCGGAAGGTGGCGTGCGTCCGGGACCCGGAGTCCGGGCGGGCGTTGGAGCTGTGGGCGAACCAGCCCGGGGTGCAGCTCTACACCTCCAACTGGGTCAGCAACGAGAAGGGCAAAGCCGGCAAGGTGTACGAGCAGTACGGCGCGCTGTGCCTGGAGACGCAGGCGTACCCCGACGCCGTCAACCACCCTGAGTTCCCGTCGTCGATCGTGAGGCCTGGCCAGGTGTACAAGCACAACATGCTCTTTAAGTTCTCCAATTAG